The following DNA comes from Streptomyces sp. Ag109_O5-10.
CGTACGCCGGCACCGCCGGCGGAGCCTGACGGAGGTCGAGGACCGGCTCGCCGCAGCCGGACTCCTCACCCTGCGGGCGCCCCGCTTCCGCCTCGGCGCCCGCCGGTCGACGGTGACGGACCACGCCGTGTCCGCGGCACTGCGCGCCAGGGTGTCCGCAGCACTGCACGGCGACGGCCCCGTGCGGGAGGTTCCCGACGCCGACGCCGTGCTGGTGGCGCTGGCCGCGGCGGGACGGGTCCGGGCGGTCGTGTCACGGCAGGACCAGAAGACCCACCGGGCCCGTATCGACGCCTGCACGAGCCGCCTCGGCGCCCTCGCGCCCGGCCTGGAACACGCCGTGCGCGCGCTGCCGACGACCATGGTCGCGGCGCAGGGCGGCATGGGCGGCAGCTGACCGCAGGGCGGAGCCCCGCACCGCGGGGCGGGAGAACCGCACGCGAGGCGGGACACCGTCCCCGAGGCGGGACGACCGACAGCAAGGGGGAGACGACCATGCACCGCACCTTGACCACCCTGGCCTGCGCCCTGACCGCCGTACTCGCGGCGGCCTGGTCTCCGGCGCCACCCGCCCGGCCCGCCGTCGCGACGACGGTGCACACCCGCGACGGCCTGGTGCGGGGAGCCGCACACGACGGATACCGCACCTTCGAGGGCATCCCCTACGCGGCCCCACCGGTCGGCACGCTGCGCTGGGCGGCCCCGCGCCGTCCGGCCGCCTGGACAGGGGTGCGAGACGCGACCCGGCCCGCGAGCGCCTGCCCGCAGCCGGCCGGCGAGGTGCCCGGTGGCAGCACCGACGAGGACTGCCTCCACCTGAACGTCACGACACCCGACGGCGCGAGCCCGGCGCACCCCAGGCCGGTGATCGTATGGCTGCACGGCGGCGGTTTCACCACCGGGGCGGGCAGCTCGTACGACGCCCACCGCATGGCCGTTCGGGGCGACGTCGTGGTCGTCACCGTGAACTACCGCCTCGGGGCGCTCGGTTTCCTCGCGCGCGCGGGGCTGCCCGGCTCCGGCACCTTCGGGCTGGCCGACCAGCAGGCGGCGCTGCGCTGGGTCCGTGCCGGCATCGGCGCCTTCGGCGGCGACCCGCACGAGGTGACGCTGGCCGGCGAGTCCGCGGGCGGCTACAGCGTCTGCGCCCAACTCGCCTCACCCGCGGCCGCCGGACTCTTCGACCGGGCGATCATCGAGAGCGGCCCCTGCACCGGCAGTCCCGACCGCCCCTTCGCGCCGTCCGCCGTTCCCCTGTCCACGGCACGCGACGCGGGCGCGGACCTCGCGTCGAACGTCGGCTGCGGCTCCTCCCACGACGTCCTCGCCTGCCTGCGGCGCGTGCGGGTCTCCCGGCTGCTCGCCGCCCAGGACACGGACCAACAGCCCGCCTACGGCACCCCGTTGCTGCCCGGTGATCCCACGGCGGCGATCGCCGGCGGCCGCTTCCACCAGGTCCCCGTGCTCATCGGGAACAACCACGACGAGGGCAACGGCTGGGCCGCCGGCATCATCCAGGCCGGCCACCCCGTCACCCCCGCCACCTGGCCCGACGTCGCCGCCGCCTTCTTCCCCTCCCCGGGGCAGGCGGAGGCGGTCGTCCGCGCGTATCCGGTGCACGGCGCCGACGGCGGCCCGGTGTTCGGCGCGGTCATCGGCGACGCGGACTTCGCCTGCCCGACGGCGCGCACCGGCGGCCTGCTCGCGGCCCGGGTGCCGGTCTGGCGGTACGAGTTCGCCGACGAGCACGCTCCGCCCCTCACCCCGGGCACCCCGCCGTTCCCGCTCGGCGCACCGCACGCGAGCGAACTGCCCTACCTCTTCGACCTGGGCGGCCGGCCCCGCGAACTGACCGCGGCACAGCACCGGCTGGCCGACACCATGATCGACTACTGGAGCCGCTTCGCCCGCACCGCCGACCCGAACGGCCCGTCGGCGCCGGTCTGGTCCCGGCACACGGTGCTCTCCCTGGCACCGGACCACGTCGTGCCCACCCGGACGGCGGAGTCCCGCCACCACTGCGCGTTCTGGAGCGCGCTCGAGCCGGGCGGCTGGAGTTCTGCGGGGGGAGAGCGCGCGACAAGGGGTAGGAGCGCCGGCGAGGCGCCTCAGGGCCGGTAGACCATCCCGGGCTGGGGCTTGGCGGGGGCGAGCAGTTGCGACACCGTGACGACGGTGTAGCCACGCTGCTTCAGCGCCTTGAGAATCCCGGGGACGGCGGGCACGGTCCCCTTGTGCAGGTCGTGCAGCAGGATGATGCCGTCGCGGTGGGTCTGTTCGAGAACCCGCTTGGTGATCAGCGCCGAGTCCGTCGTCTCGTAGTCCTTGGCGGTGACGCTCCACAGCACCTGCGCCAGCCCGAGCTCCCGGCAGACCTTGGCCACTGTGCGGTCCGTACGGCCCTCCGGCGGACGCATCAGGACGGGCCTGGTGCCGGTGATCCTCTCGATGGCGTTCTGGGTCCGGGTCAGCTCCGCACGGGCGCCGGCCTCGTCGAGGTCCGTCAGCCTCGGGTGGGTCCAGGTGTGGTTGCCGATTTCCTCCCCCTCCTCGGCGATGCGGCGCAGGATGCCGGGGTACTTCGAGATGTGCCCCCTGCCCTGCACGAAGAAGGTGGCGTGCAGATGCTGCTGCTTGAGGATGTCCAGCAGCCTGGGAGTCGTCGCGCTGGGGCCGCCGTCGAAGCTGAGGGCCACACACTTCGCCCTGCGGCAGTCGACGTCTCCGGTCACCGATCCCGATGCCTTGTTCCGGGCGGTGCGTGGCGAGGTGTGCTCGTAGGTCGTCACCGTCAGGGCCAGAGTCACGGCGACGGCCACGGCGACGACGGCCGCCGTCGCGACGGCGATGAGTACACGGGACCGTCTGGTACGTGCGTTGAAGAGCATGGGAGCCCCTTCTTCGATGGAGTCGCGGGGTCAGCGCGTGCGGGTGAGGGCGGGCCGCGCGGAGAGGTCCCGCGGCCGCATGTCGAGGGTCAGGCGTTGCCTCAGCCGGCGTCCGAGCCGACGTTCCACCAGCCTGTGGACCAGCAGGGCGAGCCCCAGCATGCAGACGACGGACAGCGCCGTCGCGGGCAGCGGCCCCAGCCCCGGGAACGCCCGGACCAGGCCCTTGGCCAGGGGGACCCCGAGGCTCTGGTGGACGAGGTAGAAGGGGTAGGTGAGCGCCCCGGCGGTGACCGGCCAGCGCCAGCGCAGCCCGGTCAGCGGGCCGGTTCCGGCGAGGGCGAGCAGCCCGAGGCAGAGTGTGAGCACCACCGCGCAGACGGCCCAGGAGGGCCGCCCCTCGCCAGGGGGTACGGCGGCGTGGTCGGCCACCCGTAGGTCGAGCACGGTGAGCTGGTAGCACCAGGCGAAGCCGAGCAGCAGCCAGAGCAGCAGGCTCTGCCCGAACCTGTGCATGAGGTGGAGCACGATGCCGGCGACGAACAGCCCGGTGTACCGGGTCAGGACGAATTCGTCGAGCAGCGGCGAGTGGAGTTCACGGGCGATGACACCGGCCAGCAGCCAGGCTCCGCAGCAGGCCACCACCCGCCGGTAGGTCAGGCCGAGGACGAGGAGCGCGGCCATCAGCAGGTAGAAGCGTGCCTCCACCCAGAGGGTCCAGCTGACTCCGTCGACCGGATCGAGTCCCAGTGGTCCCGGGGCCATCGTCAGGTTCCCCAGCACCGTACGCGGGTCGACGTGGGTGGCGGCGGGCCACCGGACCAGCCGTGAGCCCAGGACGAGCAGGACGACCAGGAGCACCGCGCACCAGTAGGCCGGAAAGAGCCGTGCGAAGCGGGAGACGGTGAACTGCGCCGGGGTCCGCCCCCAGCAGCTCATGCAGATCACGAAGCCGCTGATGAGGAAGAAGAACTCGACGCCGAGCCAGCCGTAGCCGCTGATCTCGTGCAGGAGCGGGGCGGAGTCCCGGAGTTCGGTTCTGCCCCAGAAGTGCGGGGTGGGCGTGCCCAGGAAGTGGTATGCGGCGACCATCAGCGCGGCCACCAGGCGAAGTCCGTCGATCGCGACGAGGCGCGACGGCCCGCTGTGCGGTTCGGGGGACGGCATGTCGGAACCGGGACCGGGTCAGCAGACGGTGGCCGGCGGGCGGCTGACGCCTGTCCCGGGCCGGACGTGCGGGAGCGGTTTCTTCGGCGACTCGGCGTCGGCGGGCATGGCGAAGCGACCTCCGTGCAGGGGAAGTTGGGAACCCCGGTGAGGGGCGGACGGTGAGGGGGAGTGGTGCGGGTGCGGCGACTGCTCAGACGCGGCGGCGCAGGAGCAGCACGGTGACGACCGTGAGCAGGACGGCCAGGCCGCCGAGGACGGCGGTGTCGGTCCACTGGAAGGCCCAGTAGTCACCGGCGGGGTTGGCCTCGTAGAAACGGGCCACGTACCCATGTGCCGTCATGCACTCCTTCAGCCGGGCCCCTGACGGGAAAGCACAGTTGAACACGGAGTCGTGGCGTCCGGAGGCCGTGATCAGGCCGTAGTTCCCGGTCGACCACTTCTCGCCCATCGGCGCCTTGGGGGCGCTGCCGGCGCTGACATAGGTGTGCGGCGGCACCAGGAGCCGGGTCCAGTGCGTCCACTCCAGCAGGAGGATCGTCATCCCCGTCACCAGCAGGGTCAGGCCCATCGCCGCCAGGACCCGGCGGGCCAGCAGGCCCAGCAGGGTGCCGGCCGCCAGGCCGAACAGGGCGGCCGCGACGACGCGGGGGCCCGAGCCGCTCAGCGCGGTGGTGTCGTACCAGAACAGGCCGTAGCTGCGGTCGGCGGCCGGGCGCCACCACCAGGCGAACACTCCCGCGAGCAGGCCGGAGAGGGCGGTCGTGGTCACCGCGGCGAGGGCGAACCGGGAGGCGAACCACTGGCCGCGGCTCGGGCCCTGGGCGAGGACCATGCGGTGCGTGCCCAGTTCCCGGTCGCGGCCCAGCAACGGGGCGCCCCAGAAGACTCCGATGACGACGGGCAGCAGGATGTTCAGCGCCCCGAGGTACTTCAGCGGCTCGACGTCCAGCAGGAGTGGCAGGCCGGTGTCGGGCCGGGTGCAGTACAGCGGCCCGGTGGCGCAGTGGTCGAACAGCCCGCTGTGCAAGGCGTCCAGCATGCGCGAGCGGTAGTACGCGGCGATCGCCGCGGTGAGGATGAGGGCGGCCGCGCCGATGCCGGCCGGGACGCGCTGCTGGCGCCAGGCGAGCCAGAGGGAGCCTTTCACGCCGCCGCCTCCGTCCGCTCGCCCGCGGCGGTCCGCGCCGGCTCCTCCGGGGCCTGGAGGTAGCCGATCAGGATGTCCTCCAGCCGCGGCCGTGCCGTGTGCCAGTCGCCGCGCAGCGGTCCGCGCTGTCTCACCAGGGCGGTCAGTTGCCGGCCGGCGATGCGGCGCTGTACGACGGTGTGCTGTGCGGCAAGGGCGTCGGCCCGGTCGGCGGAGCAGGTCAGTACGGCGTGGCTCTCGCGCAGCGCCTCGGCGTCCTCGCTCAGCTCGGCCCGGCCCTCGCGCAGCACCAGCACCCAGTCGCAGGTCTCCTCCAGTTCGGGCAGGACGTGCGAGGAGAGCACGATGCTCGTGCCGCGCTCGGCGGCCTCGGACATCAGCGCCGCCATGATCTCGCCCCGGGCCACCGGGTCGAGGTCGGCCAACGGCTCGTCGAGCAGCAGGAGTTCGGGTCGCTTACCGAGGGCCAGGGCGAGCGCGACGCGGGTGCGCCGGCCGGGCGAGAGTTCGCCGACGCGGGCATGGGGCGGGATGCCGCCCTCCTGGACGATCCGCTCGGCGGCCGCCCGGTCCCACGAGGAGTTCAGCTTCTCGCCCATCAGCAGGGTGTCCGCCACGGTGAACCGGGGGTAGAGCGGCTTGTCCTGGGTGAGCAGGGCGACCCGGGTGCGGGCCTCGGGGGTGCCGGGCGCGGCGCCCAGTACCCGCAGGTCCCCGGTGCCGGCTCGCAGGAGGCCGCCGGCCAGGTGCAGCAGCGTGCTCTTGCCGGCGCCGTTGCGTCCGACGAGAGCGGCTATCCGGCCGCCGGGTATGGTGAACTCGCAGTCCCGCAGGGCCCAGTCGCCCCGCCTCCGGTACTGGAATCCGAGTCCCGTGGCGCGCACCGCGGCCGGCGCGTCTGGCCCGGTCATGCGTCCTCCTTCGTAGGTTCCCGGTCGCCCGGGGTGTGGGTGTCGTGTTCGTCGTGGGTGTCCAGGGCCGCTGTGACCATGGCGAGGACGTCGGCCCGCTCCAGGCCTTCGGCCCGGGCGCGGGCCACCCAGGCGGTGACCTCCCGGCGCAGCGGGGAGTCGTCCTCCGCGCCGGGGCGGGCGAGTGATCGCGTCACGAAGGTGCCGAGGCCGCGGCGGAGTTCGACCAGGCCGGCCTGCTCCAGGTCGCGGTAGGCCCGGAGCACGGTGTTGGGGTTGATGGCGGTCGCCGCCACCACCTCCTTGGCCGTGGGCAGCTTGTCCCCGACCTTCAGGAACCCCATCCGGAGCGCTCGTTCGGTCTGCTCGACGATCTGTACGTAGGCCGGTACGCCGCTGCCGCGGTCGATCCGGTAGTCGATCACGTCGCCTTCCTCGGTTCCACCATGCTTGTGCTAATGAATTAATGGAAGCATGGTGGATGTCCGCCCGCGCTGTCAAACTCCTTTGAGCGCGTGAGCGCGTGAGCGGGGGGAGGGGTGCCGCCGGTGGGCCGCGTCGCCGGGCGGCACCGGCGGGGAATCAGGCGGTGCCGGGTTCCTCGTAGGGGATGCGGTTCAGGTGCAGCACCTCACCGAGAGTGCCCCACTCGTCGCCGCCGAGCTTCGTCAGGGGGCGCAGCAGCTCGCTGCTGGGGCGGCCGTCCGCGAGGTACTTCTCGTCGACCGCGGCCTGCAGCACCCGCCCGAAGACCAGGGTGCAGTTGCCCATGCGCAGGGTGGTGTGGGAACGGCACTCCAGCGCCACATGGGCGGCCGCCACCCTGGGCGGGCGGACGCTTCGGCTGGCTTCCCGCTCGATGCCCGCGGTGTCGAACTCGCTCACCGAGCGCGGGAAGTCGGTGGCCGTGGCGTTGATCAGCCGCAGGAGCGGTTCGGACGAGAAGTTGACGACGAACTCCCCGGTCGCCTCGACGTTCCGCAGCGAGTCCTTCCGGCCGATCGAGGTGAACTGGACGATCGGGGGATCGGTGCTGGCGATGCTGAAGAAGGAGTGCGGCG
Coding sequences within:
- a CDS encoding ATP-binding cassette domain-containing protein; the encoded protein is MTGPDAPAAVRATGLGFQYRRRGDWALRDCEFTIPGGRIAALVGRNGAGKSTLLHLAGGLLRAGTGDLRVLGAAPGTPEARTRVALLTQDKPLYPRFTVADTLLMGEKLNSSWDRAAAERIVQEGGIPPHARVGELSPGRRTRVALALALGKRPELLLLDEPLADLDPVARGEIMAALMSEAAERGTSIVLSSHVLPELEETCDWVLVLREGRAELSEDAEALRESHAVLTCSADRADALAAQHTVVQRRIAGRQLTALVRQRGPLRGDWHTARPRLEDILIGYLQAPEEPARTAAGERTEAAA
- a CDS encoding acyltransferase, whose amino-acid sequence is MPSPEPHSGPSRLVAIDGLRLVAALMVAAYHFLGTPTPHFWGRTELRDSAPLLHEISGYGWLGVEFFFLISGFVICMSCWGRTPAQFTVSRFARLFPAYWCAVLLVVLLVLGSRLVRWPAATHVDPRTVLGNLTMAPGPLGLDPVDGVSWTLWVEARFYLLMAALLVLGLTYRRVVACCGAWLLAGVIARELHSPLLDEFVLTRYTGLFVAGIVLHLMHRFGQSLLLWLLLGFAWCYQLTVLDLRVADHAAVPPGEGRPSWAVCAVVLTLCLGLLALAGTGPLTGLRWRWPVTAGALTYPFYLVHQSLGVPLAKGLVRAFPGLGPLPATALSVVCMLGLALLVHRLVERRLGRRLRQRLTLDMRPRDLSARPALTRTR
- a CDS encoding GPP34 family phosphoprotein — translated: MTDDLACLMYLLAHDDAAEGPYDRSRTELLVRAAALADLTLRGRLGEDRGTVTVSGTEPAGDPVLDGVLRDAVGGHGWKQLVRRHRRRSLTEVEDRLAAAGLLTLRAPRFRLGARRSTVTDHAVSAALRARVSAALHGDGPVREVPDADAVLVALAAAGRVRAVVSRQDQKTHRARIDACTSRLGALAPGLEHAVRALPTTMVAAQGGMGGS
- a CDS encoding flavin reductase family protein; this translates as MRVEYAPEAMSSTDFYRFLTSVVIPRPIAWVSTITPDGRTENLAPHSFFSIASTDPPIVQFTSIGRKDSLRNVEATGEFVVNFSSEPLLRLINATATDFPRSVSEFDTAGIEREASRSVRPPRVAAAHVALECRSHTTLRMGNCTLVFGRVLQAAVDEKYLADGRPSSELLRPLTKLGGDEWGTLGEVLHLNRIPYEEPGTA
- a CDS encoding carboxylesterase/lipase family protein; translated protein: MHRTLTTLACALTAVLAAAWSPAPPARPAVATTVHTRDGLVRGAAHDGYRTFEGIPYAAPPVGTLRWAAPRRPAAWTGVRDATRPASACPQPAGEVPGGSTDEDCLHLNVTTPDGASPAHPRPVIVWLHGGGFTTGAGSSYDAHRMAVRGDVVVVTVNYRLGALGFLARAGLPGSGTFGLADQQAALRWVRAGIGAFGGDPHEVTLAGESAGGYSVCAQLASPAAAGLFDRAIIESGPCTGSPDRPFAPSAVPLSTARDAGADLASNVGCGSSHDVLACLRRVRVSRLLAAQDTDQQPAYGTPLLPGDPTAAIAGGRFHQVPVLIGNNHDEGNGWAAGIIQAGHPVTPATWPDVAAAFFPSPGQAEAVVRAYPVHGADGGPVFGAVIGDADFACPTARTGGLLAARVPVWRYEFADEHAPPLTPGTPPFPLGAPHASELPYLFDLGGRPRELTAAQHRLADTMIDYWSRFARTADPNGPSAPVWSRHTVLSLAPDHVVPTRTAESRHHCAFWSALEPGGWSSAGGERATRGRSAGEAPQGR
- a CDS encoding transporter encodes the protein MKGSLWLAWRQQRVPAGIGAAALILTAAIAAYYRSRMLDALHSGLFDHCATGPLYCTRPDTGLPLLLDVEPLKYLGALNILLPVVIGVFWGAPLLGRDRELGTHRMVLAQGPSRGQWFASRFALAAVTTTALSGLLAGVFAWWWRPAADRSYGLFWYDTTALSGSGPRVVAAALFGLAAGTLLGLLARRVLAAMGLTLLVTGMTILLLEWTHWTRLLVPPHTYVSAGSAPKAPMGEKWSTGNYGLITASGRHDSVFNCAFPSGARLKECMTAHGYVARFYEANPAGDYWAFQWTDTAVLGGLAVLLTVVTVLLLRRRV
- a CDS encoding polysaccharide deacetylase family protein gives rise to the protein MLFNARTRRSRVLIAVATAAVVAVAVAVTLALTVTTYEHTSPRTARNKASGSVTGDVDCRRAKCVALSFDGGPSATTPRLLDILKQQHLHATFFVQGRGHISKYPGILRRIAEEGEEIGNHTWTHPRLTDLDEAGARAELTRTQNAIERITGTRPVLMRPPEGRTDRTVAKVCRELGLAQVLWSVTAKDYETTDSALITKRVLEQTHRDGIILLHDLHKGTVPAVPGILKALKQRGYTVVTVSQLLAPAKPQPGMVYRP
- a CDS encoding GntR family transcriptional regulator; the encoded protein is MIDYRIDRGSGVPAYVQIVEQTERALRMGFLKVGDKLPTAKEVVAATAINPNTVLRAYRDLEQAGLVELRRGLGTFVTRSLARPGAEDDSPLRREVTAWVARARAEGLERADVLAMVTAALDTHDEHDTHTPGDREPTKEDA